Proteins encoded together in one Portunus trituberculatus isolate SZX2019 chromosome 39, ASM1759143v1, whole genome shotgun sequence window:
- the LOC123515474 gene encoding GATA zinc finger domain-containing protein 14-like isoform X1 yields MQPKKNPSTTAKNKINQLLKSKGNKKVLSESNKNGNINHSQDEKVSKKKKIPKNKSKKENVSAAVKGTKKSQCQPLKASKKKIFSTKKKTFLSDSGTKASSVTEMPSKTKTKVTKSSSSSSSKHKTMKHGLYIQKEENIYESDTDDSTSDVVVSKDNSESISQSPVSHDSPKRSPDLTLSPQPSPSPIAAQENAPNREITHNKAITRKNTEKVTDSLDGSRYNRETSRDGAEETTNLSETVKERVMQLLNSMDEDLWVQCNGCYKWRKLIQITDPATLPDKWYCTMMPFPGRNTCEEPEEEWQETDGQYIYYDRQFVVGSVVWAQVPGSPWWPAMVDIDPDYKRYDWFNLTWTHPTSYHVTFFGDPVTRAWVTCRNIKIFKQSDTYRKFLDDRKKDPIRDLVLRKAVQEACHAISMEIQRRRKTYTFVARFPNRIGKSPDNSHSETHNEKRSSIKSTLTQWKQQKQAKPLHSTASTITGQPNSPKVRDTSIVSDYNKNVQSESSHNIINAKNTDIKEKDCRRARKKQISDDKPNKCNSSGKKVRKIKGVNSTSKEITFKMKCCNLGDHSADQQDSDSSDNTSDRAQNDDEYYITKTSNRNDVESSPGNEKTLESDENIGNKCAISQKHFIINEAKGTKGNGSEKRSKISYNEKEKPESGPTLKSKTSHMMSHGEYGSSDENEEQFDSPTSDCVGRNLKEDDSLEGKSDNMSYDEDTGDDQNDTDEKEHNQNSPDTACVDKKYNNESSPEEYDNEIRHEQLQKEGSCKTQACNNNYTANNEEQDHSDYDQDDNEDKCEEFEDMEYDYEKDNNNENLEIGKKCISQKNYDDEEGDEQYNEEIYEEQDNEDDCESQKDYNNDSDYERNHEETYEGNDSRGHCEVQNYEGNGDDDDEYEDDYDEQDNTGYEDNKGNTEKQKLFKEQDNKACEDSEDENYYLGHYNQCSDEGESD; encoded by the exons ATGCAACCAAAGAAGAATCCGTCTACCACTgctaaaaacaaaattaaccaACTACTTAAGAGTAAAGGTAACAAGAAGGTACTTTCTGAgtcaaataaaaatggaaatataaatCATTCTCAGGATGAAAAAGtcagcaagaaaaagaagatacctaaaaataaaagtaaaaaggagaatGTGTCGGCAGCAGTTAAAGGTACTAAAAAAAGTCAATGTCAGCCACTCAAGGCAAGTAAGAAAAAGATTTTCAGTACCAAGAAGAAAACTTTCTTGAGCGACAGTGGTACCAAGGCCAGCAGCGTAACAGAGATGCCGTCAAAAACAAAGACGAAAGTCACAAAGAGTTCATCAAGCTCATCATCCAAACAC AAGACTATGAAACATGGACTATATattcagaaggaagaaaatatatatga gtCTGACACGGATGATTCAACATCAGATGTAGTAGTCAGCAAAGATAATTCTGAAAGCATTTCACAATCTCCAGTATCTCATGACTCCCCTAAGAGATCTCCAGATTTGACATTATCACCACAACCTTCTCCAAGTCCTATTGCTGCTCAGGAAAATGCACCCAATAGAGAGATAACACATAATAAAGCAATTACcagaaaaaacactgaaaaagtcACTGATTCTTTGGACGGTAGCAGATACAATAGGGAAACTTCTAGAGATGGAGCTGAAGAAACTACCAATCTTTCAGAAACTGTTAAG GAGAGAGTCATGCAGCTGCTGAACTCTATGGATGAAGACCTATGGGTACAGTGTAATGGATGCTATAAGTGGCGCAAGTTGATACAAATCACTGATCCAGCTACACTTCCCGATAAGTGGTACTGTACAATGATGCCTT TTCCTGGGAGGAATACTTGTGAAGAACCAGAAGAGGAGTGGCAAGAAACAGATGGCCAATATATATACTATGACCGCCAGTTTGTTGTAGGTTCAG tGGTATGGGCTCAGGTTCCTGGAAGCCCCTGGTGGCCGGCCATGGTAGATATTGATCCTGACTACAAGAGGTATGATTGGTTCAACCTTACATGGACCCATCCT ACATCATACCATGTAACATTTTTTGGTGATCCTGTGACACGAGCCTGGGTCACTTGCAGGAACATCAAAATCTTCAAGCAAAGTGATACTTACAGGAAATTCCTTGATGATAGGAAGAAG GACCCAATTAGAGACCTCGTACTACGCAAGGCAGTGCAAGAGGCATGTCATGCCATCTCCATGGAAATCCAGCGCCGCAGGAAGACCTATACGTTTGTTGCCAG ATTTCCTAATAGGATTGGGAAGTCACCTGACAAtagtcattcag aaactcataatGAGAAGAGGTCATCCATCAAGAGTACTTTGACACAGTGGAAACAGCAGAAACAAGCAAAACCGTTACATTCCACAGCATCCACCATTACTGGCCAGCCTAATTCACCTAAGGTGAGAGATACTAGTATTGTGAGTGATTATAACAAGAATGTACAATCTGAATCATCCCACAATATTATAAATGCTAAAAATACAGATATCAAAGAAAAAGATTGTAGACgtgcaagaaaaaaacaaatttcaGATGATAAACCCAATAAATGTAACTCCTcggggaaaaaagtaagaaagattaAAGGTGTGAATAGTACAAGCAAAGAGATAACTTTCAAGATGAAATGTTGTAATTTAGGCGACCATAGTGCAGATCAACAGGATAGTGATAGTTCCGATAATACTAGTGACAGGGCACAGAATGATGATGAATACTATATCACAAAAACGTCCAATAGAAATGATGTGGAAAGTAGCCCTGGCAATGAAAAAACTTTAGAAAGCGATGAAAATATTGGTAACAAGTGTGCTATTTCTCAAAAACATTTCATCATTAATGAAGCAAAAGGAACTAAAGGAAATGGTtcagagaaaagaagcaaaatcagttataatgaaaaagaaaagcctGAAAGCGGTCCAACCTTGAAGAGTAAAACCAGTCACATGATGTCACACGGAGAATACGGTAGTTCggatgaaaatgaggaacagTTTGATTCTCCTACTTCTGATTGTGTAGGAAGAAACCTCAAGGAAGATGACTcacttgaaggaaaaagtgacaATATGAGCTATGATGAGGACACAGGTGATGACCAAAATGATACAGATGAGAAAGAACATAATCAGAATTCCCCTGATACTGCATGTGttgacaaaaaatataataatgaaagtagTCCTGAAGAATATGACAATGAAATACGTCATGAACAACTTCAAAAGGAAGGCAGCTGTAAAACACAGGCATGTAATAACAACTATACTGCAAATAATGAGGAACAGGATCATAGTGATTATGATCAGGATGACAATGAAGATAAATGTGAAGAATTTGAGGATATGGAATATGAttatgaaaaagataataataatgagaacctagaaattggaaaaaaatgtatatcacAGAAAAactatgatgatgaagagggtgATGAACAATATAATGAGGAGATTTATGAGGAACAAGACAATGAAGATGATTGTGAGTCACAAAAAGACTATAATAATGACAGTGATTATGAACGGAATCATGAAGAGACTTATGAAGGTAATGACAGTAGAGGTCATTGTGAAGTTCAGAATTAtgaaggtaatggtgatgatgacgatgaataTGAGGATGACTATGATGAACAAGATAACACTGGATATGaagataataaaggaaatacGGAGAAACAAAAACTCTTTAAAGAACAAGATAACAAAGCGTGTGAAGACAGTGAAGATGAGAATTATTACTTAGGGCATTATAATCAATGTTCTGACGAAGGTGAAAGTGACTGA
- the LOC123515474 gene encoding uncharacterized protein LOC123515474 isoform X2 has protein sequence MQPKKNPSTTAKNKINQLLKSKGNKKVLSESNKNGNINHSQDEKVSKKKKIPKNKSKKENVSAAVKGTKKSQCQPLKASKKKIFSTKKKTFLSDSGTKASSVTEMPSKTKTKVTKSSSSSSSKHKTMKHGLYIQKEENIYESDTDDSTSDVVVSKDNSESISQSPVSHDSPKRSPDLTLSPQPSPSPIAAQENAPNREITHNKAITRKNTEKVTDSLDGSRYNRETSRDGAEETTNLSETVKERVMQLLNSMDEDLWVQCNGCYKWRKLIQITDPATLPDKWYCTMMPFPGRNTCEEPEEEWQETDGQYIYYDRQFVVGSVVWAQVPGSPWWPAMVDIDPDYKRYDWFNLTWTHPTSYHVTFFGDPVTRAWVTCRNIKIFKQSDTYRKFLDDRKKDPIRDLVLRKAVQEACHAISMEIQRRRKTYTFVARFPNRIGKSPDNSHSETHNEKRSSIKSTLTQWKQQKQAKPLHSTASTITGQPNSPKVRDTSIVSDYNKNVQSESSHNIINAKNTDIKEKDCRRARKKQISDDKPNKCNSSGKKVRKIKGVNSTSKEITFKMKCCNLGDHSADQQDSDSSDNTSDRAQNDDEYYITKTSNRNDVESSPGNEKTLESDENIGNKCAISQKHFIINEAKGTKGNGSEKRSKISYNEKEKPESGPTLKSKTSHMMSHGEYGSSDENEEQFDSPTSDCVGRNLKEDDSLEGKSDNMSYDEDTGDDQNDTDEKEHNQNSPDTACVDKKYNNESSPEEYDNEIRHEQLQKEGSCKTQACNNNYTANNEEQDHSDYDQDDNEDKCEEFEDMEYDYEKDNNNENLEIGKKCISQKNYDDEEGDEQYNEEIYEEQDNEDDCESQKDYNNDSDYERNHEETYEGNGDDDDEYEDDYDEQDNTGYEDNKGNTEKQKLFKEQDNKACEDSEDENYYLGHYNQCSDEGESD, from the exons ATGCAACCAAAGAAGAATCCGTCTACCACTgctaaaaacaaaattaaccaACTACTTAAGAGTAAAGGTAACAAGAAGGTACTTTCTGAgtcaaataaaaatggaaatataaatCATTCTCAGGATGAAAAAGtcagcaagaaaaagaagatacctaaaaataaaagtaaaaaggagaatGTGTCGGCAGCAGTTAAAGGTACTAAAAAAAGTCAATGTCAGCCACTCAAGGCAAGTAAGAAAAAGATTTTCAGTACCAAGAAGAAAACTTTCTTGAGCGACAGTGGTACCAAGGCCAGCAGCGTAACAGAGATGCCGTCAAAAACAAAGACGAAAGTCACAAAGAGTTCATCAAGCTCATCATCCAAACAC AAGACTATGAAACATGGACTATATattcagaaggaagaaaatatatatga gtCTGACACGGATGATTCAACATCAGATGTAGTAGTCAGCAAAGATAATTCTGAAAGCATTTCACAATCTCCAGTATCTCATGACTCCCCTAAGAGATCTCCAGATTTGACATTATCACCACAACCTTCTCCAAGTCCTATTGCTGCTCAGGAAAATGCACCCAATAGAGAGATAACACATAATAAAGCAATTACcagaaaaaacactgaaaaagtcACTGATTCTTTGGACGGTAGCAGATACAATAGGGAAACTTCTAGAGATGGAGCTGAAGAAACTACCAATCTTTCAGAAACTGTTAAG GAGAGAGTCATGCAGCTGCTGAACTCTATGGATGAAGACCTATGGGTACAGTGTAATGGATGCTATAAGTGGCGCAAGTTGATACAAATCACTGATCCAGCTACACTTCCCGATAAGTGGTACTGTACAATGATGCCTT TTCCTGGGAGGAATACTTGTGAAGAACCAGAAGAGGAGTGGCAAGAAACAGATGGCCAATATATATACTATGACCGCCAGTTTGTTGTAGGTTCAG tGGTATGGGCTCAGGTTCCTGGAAGCCCCTGGTGGCCGGCCATGGTAGATATTGATCCTGACTACAAGAGGTATGATTGGTTCAACCTTACATGGACCCATCCT ACATCATACCATGTAACATTTTTTGGTGATCCTGTGACACGAGCCTGGGTCACTTGCAGGAACATCAAAATCTTCAAGCAAAGTGATACTTACAGGAAATTCCTTGATGATAGGAAGAAG GACCCAATTAGAGACCTCGTACTACGCAAGGCAGTGCAAGAGGCATGTCATGCCATCTCCATGGAAATCCAGCGCCGCAGGAAGACCTATACGTTTGTTGCCAG ATTTCCTAATAGGATTGGGAAGTCACCTGACAAtagtcattcag aaactcataatGAGAAGAGGTCATCCATCAAGAGTACTTTGACACAGTGGAAACAGCAGAAACAAGCAAAACCGTTACATTCCACAGCATCCACCATTACTGGCCAGCCTAATTCACCTAAGGTGAGAGATACTAGTATTGTGAGTGATTATAACAAGAATGTACAATCTGAATCATCCCACAATATTATAAATGCTAAAAATACAGATATCAAAGAAAAAGATTGTAGACgtgcaagaaaaaaacaaatttcaGATGATAAACCCAATAAATGTAACTCCTcggggaaaaaagtaagaaagattaAAGGTGTGAATAGTACAAGCAAAGAGATAACTTTCAAGATGAAATGTTGTAATTTAGGCGACCATAGTGCAGATCAACAGGATAGTGATAGTTCCGATAATACTAGTGACAGGGCACAGAATGATGATGAATACTATATCACAAAAACGTCCAATAGAAATGATGTGGAAAGTAGCCCTGGCAATGAAAAAACTTTAGAAAGCGATGAAAATATTGGTAACAAGTGTGCTATTTCTCAAAAACATTTCATCATTAATGAAGCAAAAGGAACTAAAGGAAATGGTtcagagaaaagaagcaaaatcagttataatgaaaaagaaaagcctGAAAGCGGTCCAACCTTGAAGAGTAAAACCAGTCACATGATGTCACACGGAGAATACGGTAGTTCggatgaaaatgaggaacagTTTGATTCTCCTACTTCTGATTGTGTAGGAAGAAACCTCAAGGAAGATGACTcacttgaaggaaaaagtgacaATATGAGCTATGATGAGGACACAGGTGATGACCAAAATGATACAGATGAGAAAGAACATAATCAGAATTCCCCTGATACTGCATGTGttgacaaaaaatataataatgaaagtagTCCTGAAGAATATGACAATGAAATACGTCATGAACAACTTCAAAAGGAAGGCAGCTGTAAAACACAGGCATGTAATAACAACTATACTGCAAATAATGAGGAACAGGATCATAGTGATTATGATCAGGATGACAATGAAGATAAATGTGAAGAATTTGAGGATATGGAATATGAttatgaaaaagataataataatgagaacctagaaattggaaaaaaatgtatatcacAGAAAAactatgatgatgaagagggtgATGAACAATATAATGAGGAGATTTATGAGGAACAAGACAATGAAGATGATTGTGAGTCACAAAAAGACTATAATAATGACAGTGATTATGAACGGAATCATGAAGAGACTTATGAAG gtaatggtgatgatgacgatgaataTGAGGATGACTATGATGAACAAGATAACACTGGATATGaagataataaaggaaatacGGAGAAACAAAAACTCTTTAAAGAACAAGATAACAAAGCGTGTGAAGACAGTGAAGATGAGAATTATTACTTAGGGCATTATAATCAATGTTCTGACGAAGGTGAAAGTGACTGA
- the LOC123515477 gene encoding dehydrogenase/reductase SDR family member 11-like produces the protein MERWSGRLALVTGAGSGIGAALTRRLVKEGMRVVGVDLNVEKVQALGEELKGQPGLVIPLKCDITKDDQVLHMFQRIAQKYGGVDVCVNNVGIMHNLTLMNGTPEEWRRMMDINVIALCLCTREAAKSMLERGVDDGHIIHINSVAGHQVANFPSMHFYTASKYAVTALTEGMRQELRQTNTNIRISSISPGVVRTEIRDTWLDTEATNKFYHEYPSLKPEDIVSSVMHALAAPPHVQIHDVMVRNTRQQY, from the exons ATGGAAAGGTGGTCAGGTCGTCTGGCGCTTGTGACGGGAGCTGGCTCGGGCATTGGAGCCGCCTTGACCCGTAGGCTGGTGAAGGAGGGCATGCGGGTGGTGGGTGTCGATCTCAACGTGGAAAAAGTACAG GCCTTGGGAGAAGAGCTTAAGGGTCAGCCGGGTTTAGTTATCCCACTCAAGTGTGACATCACCAAGGATGACCAGGTGCTGCACATGTTCCAGCGCATCGCACAGAAGTACGGCGGTGTGGACGTGTGCGTCAATAACGTTGGAATAATGCACAACTTGACCCTCATGA ATGGGACGCCCGAGGAGTGGCGGCGGATGATGGACATCAATGTGATCGCTCTGTGTCTCTGCACCCGGGAAGCTGCGAAATCAATGCTGGAGCGTGGCGTGGATGACGGACACATCATCCACATCAACAG CGTTGCAGGACACCAGGTGGCCAACTTCCCGAGTATGCACTTCTATACGGCCAGCAAATATGCAGTCACTGCCCTCACCGAAGGCATGCGTCAGGAGCTGAGGCAGACCAACACCAACATAAGAATATCC TCCATCAGCCCAGGTGTGGTGCGAACAGAGATCCGAGACACATGGCTAGACACGGAGGCAACCAACAAGTTCTACCACGAGTACCCGTCCCTGAAGCCAGAGGATATCGTCTCCAGTGTCATGCACGCCCTAGCCGCACCGCCCCACGTGCAG ATCCACGACGTGATGGTGAGGAATACCAGGCAACAGTACTAA
- the LOC123515476 gene encoding THUMP domain-containing protein 3-like encodes MAPKITGIEPSSLKGLNPENPELCTLEATVVTGLEDVAAEECKEKLGITCVQARGRIFIDVNIADVTKVLSLRSIDNVNVVLSMVKKFSFEDQRERSFEKLYKFAEKQDWRKGMQVWKDVVSYPEEPIKKVVPLKNEYCCPRPDVDLKKMKLLSPVLKNLPENVVPEHLRNDKGLSVVDDSSKQKEKSEELPSTAPTEAVASGPKFRVSCSRTGSNHKFGSPEAARQFGAGVNEMFMWPVDLTNFDLEILLCIDTEFVYVAVSLTREPLFKRNLTNFGRTNLRSTVCHNMVRLATPQLGEVVLDPMCGGATIPMEGSLTHRQAFHLGGDNYGQAVKRSRENINNLLKKGKSMAVDVAWWDATKLPLRNQCVDVVVSDLPFGKRSGSVADNRILYYRSLVELARVTKMKTGRAVLLTYDKRSMIKNIKRVHTLWKSGASRTVNIGGLPAVIYTLYRTSQLSLSDCNEDSKVSETCTDHDLV; translated from the exons ATGGCCCCTAAAATAACTGGTATTGAGCCATCCAGCCTTAAGGGACTGAACCCTGAGAACCCTGAATTGTGTACACTGGAAGCCACGGTTGTTACTGGACTAGAAGAT GTTGCCGcagaagaatgtaaagaaaaactgGGAATTACGTGTGTGCAGGCAAGAGGCAGAATATTTATTGATGTGAATATTGCTGATGTTACAAAg GTACTTTCATTGCGCTCCATTGACAATGTCAACGTTGTACTCAGCATGGTAAAAAAATTTTCTTTTGAAGATCAAAGG GAACGTTCTTTTGAGAAATTGTACAAATTTGCTGAGAAGCAAGACTGGAGAAAAGGAATGCAAGTATGGAAGGATGTCGTCAGCTATCCTGAGGAGCCCATTAAAAAGGTAGTTCCTCTGAAGAATGAATATTGTTGTCCCAGGCCAGATGTTGATcttaaaaagatgaaattattATCACCAGTTTTGAAGAATTTACCTGAAAATGTGGTGCCAGAGCATTTACGAAATGATAAAGGATTATCTGTTGTGGATGATTCTTCTAAACAGAAAG AAAAATCTGAAGAGCTACCATCCACTGCTCCAACTGAAGCTGTTGCTAGTGGGCCAAAGTTTCGAGTTTCATGCAGTCG GACAGGTTCTAACCACAAGTTTGGCAGTCCAGAGGCTGCTCGACAGTTTGGTGCCGGTGTGAATGAAATGTTCATGTGGCCAGTAGACCTCACCAATTTTGACTTAGAAATCCTGCTCTGCATTGACACAG aatTTGTATACGTTGCAGTCAGTCTCACCAGAGAGCCATTGTTTAAGCGAAACCTCACTAACTTTGGCCGCACTAATCTGCGGTCAACCGTCTGCCACAACATGGTTCGGTTAGCAACTCCTCAGCTTGGGGAAGTGGTACTAGATCCCATGTGTGGAGGTGCAACCATTCCAATGGAG GGGTCTCTTACACACCGTCAAGCTTTCCATCTTGGTGGAGACAACTATGGCCAAGCAGTGAAGCGCAgcagagaaaatataaacaacctgctgaaaaagggaaaatctaTGGCAGTTGATGTTGCCTGGTGGGATGCCACAAAGTTACCACTAAGAAATCAGTGTGTGGATGTAGTTGTGTCAGATCTGCCATTTGGGAAACGAAGTGGAAGTGTAGCTGACAATCGTATTCTTTACTACCGGTCTCTGGTAGAGTTGGCCCGGGTCACCAAAATGAAGACAGGTCGGGCTGTTCTCCTCACATATGATAAAAGAAGTATGATAAAG aatattaaaagggtGCATACTTTGTGGAAAAGTGGAGCATCACGTACTGTGAACATTGGTGGACTGCCAGCAGTGATCTATACTCTGTATCGGACCTCACAACTTAGTTTGAGTGACTGCAACGAGGACTCCAAAGTTTCTGAGACCTGCACAGATCATGATTTAGTATAA
- the LOC123515759 gene encoding uncharacterized protein LOC123515759, with the protein MDERAYASPWSRANPMLQSPHLAQNTYAGHGSFPQFASASQGSPRLPESGSPYESSFFQCSTNCEGSQRQAVQGHTSIFQRANMNRDISEQMFMQSSQSPLSSSQPISSYGGSQNNAHVKEQETGFCNENYTSYGDVLPSSQPTAKRVPMFKAARAKASGIPIVPVKGKKRLVSPSLEEPLKRHSGVPLFTHSQKSAFKPVSKVSTPESASNSFLLPTPKKESCKNNDSGSQLKTQPLKPTFGKSHPFPSKKIKKETHSKLIHHKTAAQNDEGSDAALTNKTAKRSEIELGSQTDVGSHSSSQPIKDDVL; encoded by the exons ATGGATGAGAGGGCCTATGCCAGTCCATGGAGCAGAGCCAATCCAATGCTGCAATCACCCCACCTGGCCCAGAACACCTATGCTGGCCATGGCTCCTTCCCTCAGTTTGCTTCAGCATCTCAAGGTTCTCCAAGGTTGCCTGAGTCAGGAAGCCCTTATGAGAGTTCCTTCTTTCAGTGTAGTACTAACTGTGAAGGTTCTCAGAGGCAGGCTGTACAAGGACACACTTCGATATTTCAACGAGCTAATATGAACCGAGATATTTCTGAGCAAATGTTCATGCAATCCAGTCAAAGTCCTCTGAGTAGCTCCCAACCAATAAGCAGTTATGGAGGCTCTCAAAATAATGCTCATGTAAAGGAACAAGAAACAGGCTtttgtaatgaaaattatacCTCTTATGGTGATGTTTTACCTTCTAGTCAGCCAACAGCTAAGAGAGTTCCTATGTTTAAGGCAGCCCGTGCCAAAGCCTCCGGTATTCCCATTGTGCctgttaaaggaaagaaaagattggtATCACCATCTCTAGAAGAACCTTTAAAGAGGCATTCAGGAGTACCATTATTTACTCATTCACAGAAATCTGCCTTCAAGCCTGTTTCTAAAGTTAGCACCCCAGAGTCTGCCAGTAACTCATTTCTTTTGCCTACGCCTAAGAAAGAAAGCTGTAAAAATAATGACTCGGGTAGTCAACTTAAAACACAACCATTAAAGCCAACATTTGGTAAGTCGCACCCCTTTCCCagcaagaaaatcaagaaagaaacacactcaAAGTTAATCCACCATAAAACTGCTGCACAAAACGATGAG GGTTCTGATGCTGCTCTGACTAACAAAACTGCAAAAAGGAGTGAAATTGAGCTTGGATCGCAGACAGACGTGGGTTCTCATTCATCCTCACAACCAATAAAAGATGA TGTCCTGTAG